GTTATAAATGGATGTTGGAGAATGTTTTTGTGTCACGTTTTACTTGAGGAAACTTGCTTTTATGCGACCCGTCATGTCTTCAGTGTTTGCCGTGGAGCGACCAGAAACTACTGATGTACAGTGTTGTCACCCATAAAGTAGAAAGCACTACTAAACGTCACTACACAGTGTAGTGTTTCCTACTTTATGGATGAGTATACTGTTGGCTGCAGAGAAATGTAAAGGAAGAAACCAACGGTGGCTTTGTGTGGAAGATTTTAGGCCTGTCATGAAAACTGAATTTCTCTGTTGCTCGTGTCATTTAATTGTGTCTTGTGCTCATTTATCACAAACAGGTAAATTGATAATATCACAGTGAGTGTGAAAACCTTTCAGAATATAAGATAAATGAATGCAGTATCAGTAATCATATATCAGTTCAAACAAGTGTAGCTGAGGTCTGTGGTTAAAAGACAGCAGGCAGGTGTTGTtaaaattcaatttattttcagtgtttcctttcCAGTTCTTAGACTGATAACATGATCACATTAATCCTTTCATTTATACAAAGtttctgttgttattattatttttttttttacataaaaattgCTGCAAAACTAAAAACCATTTTTGTCCTAATTTCTTTGTATGAAAAAACTATGAGCCAGTTTTAGAAAATATATAAACAGGACATAAGGCAGATATGGACGTACTATATGAATACACTCTGGTCTGCAAAAACTCAGACTAAATGTGTATTATTAAGGCTAAAATAATGTATCCATTGCCATCAGCTGTAACTGAAATTAATTATAATTTGTTCATATTGTCAAACACTTACAGATAGCATATACATATAATTTCATTGGCTCATGTTGGGCTTCTTGTGAAAGTGCAGTGCAAGTGAATAAATAAGATATGCATGATTTGTAATTTTTTGTAGCATTTTTcaccaaatgttttttaaattatgttgcCATTTTTCAATAAAAGTATTACCTGACAATTGTTTGACGAGAACTCTTTTCACTTTGCAGCACCCTGATCAATACTGCTCATACTGCATTAAACAGTTGCTTATCTGCGTAGACGCTTGCTGATTTGCAATCTAAAGCAGGTGCAGTGCCATgctatgataaaaaaaaaacccatttttttgacacataaaatgtccatttaacttttttctttaactAAAAACTGCTGATTTCTCACTGTGTCTGAGAGTTGGCATCGGTAGCAAACATCCTAGCGCAGCGTTTTCTTCTAATTCCAGGGAAGCGACTGCAGAAAGTTGGATGGAACCAGACCTCGCCGTCCGTGCAGATCCCCCTACAATTGAGATGAAAGTTAAACTTGTGTGCAAGTCAGTGAGAAAACCAGTAAGCAGTCATTGCATAGACACTCACGTAGTAAAATCCGTCTTGATCCATGTCACCTAACACGTATATGATGTCTCCTGAGCGAAAGCCAAGTTCAACCTTTGAGAGgcgaaaagaggaaaaactatGAAGTTTTGAAACATCACCACAAAccactttgttgtgtttgaaaCAAGAGACTAGATTTGTAGATAGTGGTGAAAACAAAGCGTCGTACTTACTTCACTGTCCATGTTGGGGGAACTTTCCCATGGATCATAGTCGAATAAGGCCACCATTCGTCGAACTACCACATCATCAGGGATGCTGGCCGTGTCGCTCAGGTCTGGCGTTACAGACATACCTGTGGaccaaaatacacaaaatactTTTTGAAATCACACAAGTTTAATGctaaaaaacagcagcagggtgtCAGTGAAAGCATCAAAACTTTGAGCAAAAGCATTTTTCATTCACACTTTTAAATCATGAATTTCATAATTTTTGCAGTTTACATTCAAGATTTCTGGATCACTTTTACTACTTCTTAGTGGCTGtagtatctttttttttttaactctagAAACTTCCTACCGTTACAAATAATGACCCCCAGGGAGCACCTCAGTGCAAACCACCTCCCACCATTGCACTACTGCTCTGCCAGTGTGTTACAGCAGCGTCCTGCAGAAACTGAGGGTTGATACCTGTGTGGTCCACAGGGAGGAATCCCTGCTGCATGAGTAGATGCTTCAAGTACTCATCGTCCACGGGGATTTCAGCCACCATGTTGCTTGGCACGTAACCGGAGAGACCACCGGACTCACCGTGATAGAAACCATCAGAGTCCCTGTCTCCCACCACCTAGTAAATGAAGTAACTTTTAGTTTCAttgctttattttatgtttgGAAGAAGTAGAAAAATGCTTgtgtatattttctttttgcagcaGTAAACAGATTCAGTGTACTGGCGCCAAATCACATCTATCAGTTGGAAACGGtgacaggaaataaagaaagaaaagctggtATCTGTGGGCACAGTCAGCTGGCCTAAATCtagcacaaacaggaaacaccaTCATGTTCTTTCAAAGAAGCTTTTCAACCGGTAAAGTGAGGAAACATAACTCAAACATGAGAGTTATACATACCAGAGCACCCTAAAAGCACATGTTCTACCTGCACAGCTTTTACATTAAGTTGCAAAAGTAAGAGAGTTGTCTGGTTTTTACCTTGATGATCTGGCCTGGAACAAAAggcagctcctctgcagccgTCTCGTGGTTGGGGGACATCGCAGCAGGGTTGTATGGATAAAGGGCCACAAAGAGTCGCACGGTGGGTATAGACAACTGGCTCGCGGTCTCTAGCTCCCATTCACGCAGATCCTCCGGAGTAGCGATCCTCACTTCATCTGGAAATATCAAAACATCCAACTCCAGCCTTGTCTCCATTTACAGCAGCGTGAGCGCTCGACTGTCCACAGACAGATGGCCGCTGTAGACGGCAGACCTCTCCTTACCCTTATCCTAATTTGAGGTAACTAAGCTAAGCAGAAGGAGCAGTAATCCTCTTTGAAGCAAGCAGAGAGATTCGTTAGTTCAGCACGGCCTGTTGCTCGGTAAGACTGTGCAATGCAACGTAATGGCTGCAAAAGAGTTCCACTCATGTGTTATCTGtctcagacagcagcatgtggtTCTTTTATGGCAGCTGAGAGATCTCTGTCAAATATTATTAAAGGGCATATCATGCAGAATATAGAAAGACTAtaaagggagagacaagagtTAGAAAGTCTTTATTTTCTCAACCTGAGTGTGAGATAAATTGATTCTTTTAGAAAACAATGAAGTTAAAATCAGCCTTATTTTGCATGGGATGTGGTGTAGGATCTTTTCCATGGTGAAACCACACAGTGGCTgcagtaaaacataaataaataaaactctgTTTCCTTCTACAGTTCAAGATGTTTTAGTACAATATAGATACTTCTGAAACATCAAGCAAGGGTTTCGTGTGAAGGGGCCGTATTATCTGCTGTCCTGacctctcctgctcctgctttGACCCAGTTTACACATCACTGAAAGTCAACActtcctctcttcacctctggCCAGGTCAGCAGGTGATAATCTCCTCCTGCGCAGGAAGGGAAGCTTTAACAATTcggtgtgtacgtgtgtgtgtgagtgagtgtgtgcgtgtgtgtgtgtgtgtgtgtgtgagcgagtgtgtgcgtgcgtgcgtgcgtgtgtgtgtgtgtgtgagtgagtgtgtgcgtgtgtgtgtgtgtgtgagtgtgagcgagtgtgtgcgtgcgtgcgtgtgtgtgtgtgtgtgtgagtgagtgtgtgcgtgtgtgtgtgtgagacaggatGAAGAGATGTaggtgagaaaaacactgaaaggtGGAAATTTGGGATGTCTGACAGCATCGCATGCTTtaggtgtttttttgtgtttttggctttgacACCAAACAAATGGAGGTGACGGTTTTATCAcacctttttacattttatttactttctcCCCTCAGCCTCCATATTTtttactgaatgtttttttttaactcacacCGCACCAACAAATCTCCAAACACAGTCTCTCTATTTTAGATATTCATGtgtatgtattcatttatttacccCTTGATTGTTTGTGGTTTTTATTGGTTCTTCTCGAGTAtgctgtgtttgtatctgttgATCTGCTTGGTGAGCTGTTGCATACTTGTTATAATAGGAATAAATAAAGTCGAATTGTATTGAATTGTCCGCTGCCAGTGACTGGTTGTATTGGGTCAGCAGTGGTGGattgtacatttactcaaatatgGTATTAAGTAgaaatttgaggtactttaatTGAGTTTTTCCAATTTTATGCAATTTTATACTTTTACATTGCTGCAAATTAAACTGGCCAAAAGTATacaaagtagttaaaattagcacaaccttaaacatctacagcagtaagaTGCAACTTCCACTTTAACGCAGCATGAATATTCatccaaaaacatcaaatataaagaaaaacactttctgcatattgagtacttttacttttgatagtTGCATGCCACAGTGTGGTATTActactttcattttaaagtatctgaatacttcctccaggATTCAAAAGACAGTCCTGGGTTTTCAAACGATTTCTCACAAGAACATCAACAAAATCTTTTTACTCTACAACACTCACTGCAGAACATGATGTCTCATCCTCAGATATGTCCATTTCCATTTCTGGCCAGAAGAGGGAGCTGTGGACAGTAGTCTCTTCATCTGCTTTAAGTAGCTCATATTGCTAGTCAGATAAAGACTCCACACATAAAGCAAGGTGAGATAATTTACACTCAATCTAACAAGTGACTGTGACTGTGCGCTGCTGAATGTAGGTGCCGTGGTTTAAAATGCTGCCTTTGATAAGTGTACACTGCTCTCAGTCCGCTGCCAGCAAACAGACAAGCAGACCACCAGCAGAGTTTGCCCTGTGCATCACTCACTAGCATTTGGCCTTGAGGACAGGAAATGGTGGGATCTCAGATTACAGTTCAGCGACGCCCGTGAGCTGCCCTGCAAAAACGATGAcgtcatgtttaaaaaaaatagacacGATTTGGAGGCAAAATGTGGGATGCAGCGATGTCTGACATACACGCTGAGGACAAAGTGAGTCAACTCTTGATTGTCCTGATTATCACGATTACACGTAAGGCCTACGATGTGATCAACAACAAACAGACGACAGATAAAAAGCACTTAAACTCTGCCTCAGAAAGTGTGACATCCAGGCTGAAGTGCATCACTTTTCACTGTATTTATACTCTAAAATGCTGATTGCACTGCAGGACCTTGTCGTGTCATTGATTTTACAATCATCCTGCTGGCAGCCTGACGTGAAGCTGGTTCAGTTTGGTGGTTGTGTTCAGAGGTGTCATGGTGCTTTCCCAGTCTGCCCATCCTTCTTCAACCTACCAAGTGATGCAAaataactaaatacatttactcaagtactgctcTGCACTACCCGTGCTGTTAATAAAGTAGTTATAAAtagctccacctccagcagctgcaccagtgaactgctgcacactgatgcatcagtattagTAATCTCACAGTGTTGTATATTACATCAGTCCCAGGAGACATCGTCTACAGAATGAGCACTTCTACTTTTTAAAGTACATTTAGTTTTTAATACTTATGAAATTTCATTTAAGTGGGATTTTACAACTTTTAATTGTCTTTTACACTGCtgaaaaaaagctaaatgtgTCTGCTGGTGTCTCAAAGATTACATGTGAGGCGGCGTGATAACCTTGTATTTACTCGCAATTAATCCAGGCAGCGTTAGAATATAACtcagcacatttacatttactttgtACTCAAATACAGTTTTGAGGTGCCCGTattttacttgaatatttcaaTGTCATGCTACTTTTCACTGCACTCCATTTAGTTAAGAGCCACAGTTAGTAGTTACTTcacagattaagattttacatactCAACATACAATTAATGTATTAAATATGATCAATTTTACTGATTAAACTACCACAAGTATATGAAGTAGTTCAAATTAGCTCTACCATGCCCAACTATAAAATTAAAGTACAGTTTAGAAATTAATACGTCAATAACATTATCTAAAAATATGCCACTGGAAGGACATTTAGgatattttaagtacatttggttgctaatacttctgtacttttactttcatgcCTGATTCATTTGCTATGGAGTATTCTTACACTGCAGTACTCCTACTTTTACACAAGTAAATGATTTGAACACATCCTCCACCGTTGGGTTTGGGGTGCATTGACATTTTGTTCATGTTCTGGATTAAACTGTGTTTCGCTCCAGATTGCACCAGAGGGCTTCAGACAAGTGAAACGAGGACTCTGTCCCAGAAAGACCCCCTCACCTCGATATGGACCCTGCAGCAGCCACCCAGCCCAAATACCCACATACAGATGCCCCACCAGCAGCCCCCCACAGTGAGATGCTGTGTCACACCTAGACACCCACATCCCCACCCCTACCATCTAGTACCCGCCTCTTCCTCCAGAGGACACCATTTCCCACAAGGCCTTTCGCCCAGCTgctcccatccatccatcccctATACGCCGAGCCCGGTTCCCATGTATGGAGTGTTACATCATTGGCACAGACACCCACCTTTCCGAGTGATGACGCAGCCCGGGgagagtgtgtgaggaggaggaggaggaggggtgagggagggaagagaggagagggtgtcCCGTCTGCACggaggaacagacagacagcagggaacagctgcagcattagGTTCGCGTAGGATCTCACTGCATTGCGATTTCAAATATCAGTCATTTCATCCCCAAAACCGGCGTAGAGCAGCTCGACGCAGCAGCCAAACATCCTTTCACGATGGTCGATCGCGAGCAGCTGGTGCAGAAAGCCAGGCTGGCCGAACAGGCTGAGAGATATGACGATATGGCAGCTGCTATGAAGTCGGTAAGTCCATTCAGGAGCGGACAATCATGATGgcttaggtgtgtgtgtgtgtgtgtgtgtgtgtgtgtgtgtgtgtgtgtgtgtgtgtgtgtgtgtgtgtgtgtgtgtgtgtgtgtgtgtgtgtgtgtgattgctgtTTTTCCAGCGCTCTCTGTGCGCAGAGGCGCGTCCCGCAGTCTCGCCTGTGTTGGCTCGATTTTTCCGTGTTACCGCACTGCAATTAGACATCTGAGGGAAAAAATATATCGTGTTCAATATCTCCCTCGCCTCGTGTGCATCGATTTTTGctcatttctttattcttttctgAGTCTGGTCCAGATCGTCTGCTCCTTGGGCGGTGCCTTTCTGTCGGCCGCGCCGCTCAATGAAGGGACGTTACAATGAACCGCGCGCAGGCCCgagcttcatcttcatctctcctcatcTCATATCCCATAAGGCCTCCGCTCAGTGGCATTTGCTGCctcttttctcccccttttctcacctcccctccctcctttatGCCGAATTTCTAAAAGCTGCTGCCGCTGGGAGCCATGTGAGGCTGCTCGGAAAAAACccatccactgctgctgctgctgccccctcctcctcctcctcctcctcctcctctctttgtcacattaattaaaataatatacATGATCATTTTTCATCTTAGCGTAAAAGGCTTAGCAGCACTTCTGGAGCATGATTGCTTCCTAAAAAATGCTCCACAAAGAGCCTTCAAACTGCTCTTTCCTCTCAGCAGACGTGGGAGGCAGCAGAATCTCTCCAGAATATTCTTTGTCATATTGCAGTGAGTCAATATGATCTGATTTGATTGTGGGCTTTGTTTTCTCCCCTCTGATTCGCATTATCCCTCATGCATGTGCAGTTTCTGTGACGGGGCAGATTCCTCCTGATACCCGGCAGCAGTTCGCAGTCGTTTTGGGTTAATGACCCTGGTTTAATGCTGTAACGTTTGATGCAAAGAGGATGACATGGGTGGCCTGCCTCACAGGAGCTTTCTCAGCTCTTATTGGCCGCTATTGTGGACTCAGCctttgtcccttttttttttctctaagaAATTCTGGGAACTGGATTCATCagtgggttaaaaaaaaaaaactgctgtgtCACACCAGCTCATACTGGAACCAGCAGCATCCAGAGAGTCTGAGCCGGGCCTGCGCTGGCTCCCGCGTAGATTAAAATTGTCATGCGTCCTTTAAAAGGAGGAACATTTTGTCTTGTGTCCTCAGGGGAGACGGAGGAGCCCCCCGTGGGTCGTTTGTCATCGAGGGTTTCTGGTTGCAGGAGGTGGGATGATGTGTGAGCAGGGAGGGATTCCTTTCCCTTTAAACAATCTGCCATGTCAGTGCGGTCCAAACTGGGCCCTTTTGCAGGGGTGTGTACTCTCCCTCTCTAATCAAAGGGAATCCCTTTCCATTGCAGCCAGAAATGACAAACCACAACTGATCGTGGCCTTCATGAAAAATACAGATGGTTTATTGTCATGCTAACAGCCTTTTGTGCAGCTTTTCAGGCAGGATTTTTAGGGTTGTGCTTCAACAGCCACTTACATCCTGATTAACTGAAGGCGCTTGTGAtggaaaatatggaaaaatattCTCTACCTACAGATTAGAGTCCAGAAGATATGTAGGTTACTGTCATCAGAGAAAATATTCACAACTGTGCAGCTGAAACTAGCTAATTTTTGCCTCAAAATGATCGATTCGAAATTAGTTGTCAAATAAGGGATTACATGAatgttgggtgtttttttttagctctaaATGAGGATCTATTTAAATCCAGCTGACAGAGTAGTCAGCATCCCAAACAGAGGTGCATCATAGTTAGCGTG
This genomic interval from Chaetodon trifascialis isolate fChaTrf1 chromosome 9, fChaTrf1.hap1, whole genome shotgun sequence contains the following:
- the LOC139336020 gene encoding RIMS-binding protein 2: METRLELDVLIFPDEVRIATPEDLREWELETASQLSIPTVRLFVALYPYNPAAMSPNHETAAEELPFVPGQIIKVVGDRDSDGFYHGESGGLSGYVPSNMVAEIPVDDEYLKHLLMQQGFLPVDHTGMSVTPDLSDTASIPDDVVVRRMVALFDYDPWESSPNMDSEVELGFRSGDIIYVLGDMDQDGFYYGDLHGRRGLVPSNFLQSLPWN